The window CGCCAGCCGCCGAACTGGTGGGCATAGGGCCGCCGCACACGCAGGAAGCCTTTGCGGCTGGTATCGATCTGCGGGATGCCCATGGAAGCCAGCCTCTCGCGTGCGACCTCGTCGCCGGCCATCTGGGGCATGTCGGCGATGCGTGCGGCGATCGTGCCCCACATCGCTTCGGGAGCGGGCATCGGGTCGACGTTCTGGTCGAACGCGTGGAGGCGTTCGGCGAGCAGATGCACGCAATCGCGAAACTCCGCATCGACTGTCATGTCGCGCTCGGCGCGCTCGCGCTCGTGGTCGTCCATCAGGCCGAGCACGTAGTCGCCGGCCCTGGCCATGCGCTCTTCGTGGCTCATGACATGCACTCCTGAAGCGAAATCATGCCGCGCCTGATCCAGGCTTTCACCGTCCCGACCGGGGCTTTCAACTGAGCGGCGATCTCGCCATGCGAAAAGCCGACGACATAGGCGAGCACGATCGAACGGCGTCGCGCAGGCTCCAGTTGCGACAGGCACCGCCGAAGATCACTCGCCTCGGGCAACGCGTCATAGGCACGCTGCGCATCGAGTTCGCGGTCACCGAGTTCCGTCAGCGTATCGGCTTCGTGGTATTCGATCCGCGATCCGTCGCGCATCAAGTTCAGTGCCCGGTTGCGCACCATCGTCGCGAGCCAGCCTCGCGCCGAGCCCCTGCTGCGATCGAACAGGCCGGCCTTCTGCCAGACATTGACGAATGCGTCCTGGACGACTTCCTCGGCGAGTTCGGGACGCCGAACGATCCGACGTGCGATTGCCAGGAGCCTGCCGGCCTCCAGTTTGAAGAGACCGCCAAGCGCGGAGCGTTCGCCCGCGGCGACGCGTTCCAGAAGCCTGGCGCAATCATCGTCTTGAAGTTCGACTGTCATCCGCTGCGATTGTCCCCGATCCCGTTTTGCGCATCCACGCCTGTTCTAGATACACGCAAAACGGCGATTTCGATGCACCGCCCAAAAAAAATTGTACCCAGTGCATCCAGACGTCTCCCCCGCGGGTAGTCCAGATGAGGGCGCATTCCAGCGCGCCTCGGGACCTGATCCAGAGGAGAGTTTTCATGAACACCCGTTCCAAGACCCTGACCCGTCTCGTTGCAACCGGCGTATCGCTGTTTGCCCTGTCGTCCGTGGCAATGGCCGCGCCGGCAGTCGGCCTCGTCGGCGACAAGACGCTGGTCTGGTTCGATACCGACGCACCCGAAGTATCCAACACGGTGGACGTCGAAGGCGTCGACAGCCTCGTCGGCATCGACGTGCGCCCCGGTGATCGCAAGCTCTACGGCGTTGCCGGTGACGGCACCATCGTCACGATCGACCTCGAGACCGGCGCCGCGACAGCCGGCGGAAAGCTGACCGAGATGCTGCCGGACGGCGTTGCAGGCATGGTCGACTTCAACCCTGTCGCCGACGCGATCCGCGTCATGGGCACCGATGGCACCAACCTGCGCATCAAGCCGGACACGGGCGAGACGACCGTCGATGGTTCGCTGAACTTCGAGGCCGGAGACGCAAACGCCGACGCGACGCCGAACGTCGTCGCCACCGCCTACATCAACTCGATCGGCAAGCCGGAAGCGACGGCCATGTACGACATCGATGCCGGCCTCGGCGCGCTTTTGCGCCAGACCGCGCCGAATGACGGCACGCTCGCGACGATCGGCGAACTCGGCATCGAGGGTGCGGAAGCCTACGCATTCGACATCCAGGCAACCGCCGAGGGCGAGAACACCGCATGGCTCGCCGCAGCCGGTGCGCTCTATACGGTTGATCTGGAAACCGGTGCCGCGACCAAGGTCGCAGACATCACCGGCGTTGACGGCGATCTGCGGGACATCGCTATTCTTCCTGCGATGTAAGACGCCGTCACGGGCGTGAGGGCCGCCGGGTGGGAGCACATGCTCCCGCCCGGCGTTCCTTTTTCCGTCGTCAATAATGCGGTGGCTTGGTGATCGGCACGTCCGGCCCGGTCTGCTCCTCCAGCGCCAGGAAGCGCTGGGCGAGTACGTCCAGTTTCTTCTGCATTCGCTCGATCGTCTTCCACTGATCGGCGACCTGGTCCGAAAGCTCGACGATCGTGCGTTCCTGCTGGGCGGCGAGGATTTCGAGCTGCGTGATGCGCGGGTCGTCATTCATGTCGTGATCGTCTCCAGTGCGGTGCGCAACTCCGCGGCAAGTGGCATGGGCCGCCGCGTGGCGCGGTCGACATAGACATGGACGAAAAACCCTTCCGCCGCAGCCGTCTTGTCGTGGTTGCGGAACAGGCCGACCTCGTAGCGCACCGAGGACGAGCCGAGCTTGGCGACCCGGATACCCGCCGTCACGACGTCGGGAAACGCCATCTCGCCAAAATAGCGGCACCCTGTTTCCACGACGAGGCCGATCTGTCCGCCCGCATGGATGTCCAGCACGCCGTTCTCGATCAGCCAGCCATTCACCGCCGTATCGAACAGCGAATAGTGCACCACATTGTTCATATGGCCGTACACGTCATTGTCCATCCACCGCGTGTGGATGGTGCGGAAGGCGCGGTAGTCGGAGCGGGTCTGGTTGGTCACAGGACCGCACCCTTTTCTGCTTTTGCCCTACGTTGCCCCCCTCTGCCCTGCCGGGCATCTTCCCCACACGGGGGGAGATTAGTCTCGTCATCGATGCAGGCCGATCTCCCCCCTCGTGGGGGAGATGCCCGGCAGGGCAGAGGGGGGCGCTGTCCCGCCAACCTCACCGTTCGGCTCGAACTTATCACCACGCCGCCCGGTAAATCGCCAGCGCGTCGGCTTCTTCGACCGAACGCGGGTTGTTCACCAGAAGCCGTTGCTGCTTCATCGCGTCGGATGCCATTTTCGCCAGATGTTCCTCGCCGATGCCGACGTCGCGCAGGCGCTGTTGCAGTCCCACCCTTTTGGACAAATCAGCCAGTTCGTCGATGAACGCCGCACAGCGTCCCTGTGCGCCCTCTTGCGCGTCGAGGTGAGGAAACGCGTCAGCGGCGATCTCCGCATAGAGATGCGCGGCGTCGGTCATGTTGTAGCGCAGCACGTGCGGCAGGACGAGCGCGTTGGACAGGCCATGCGGGACGTGAAAGGTCCCGCCGATCGGATAGGCCAGCGCATGCACGGCTGCAACCGGCGCGTTGGCGAAGGCTTGGCCTGCCAGCATCGAGCCGAGCAGCATCGCCGAGCGGGCTTCGATGTTTCCGCCATCGTTCACCGCCGTCTCGATGTTCGCGCCGATCAGCCGCAAAGCTTCCCGCGCCAGCATCTTCGAGAGCGGGTTGTTGTTCGCATTCTTCGACGCGTAGGCCTCGATCGCGTGTACCATCGCGTCGATGCCGGTCGCAGCCGTGATCGGCGCGGGTAGCCCGAGCGTGAGTTCCGCATCGAGGACCGCCACGTCCGGCAGGATGATCGCCGACGACACGCCGCGCTTTTCCTCCTCGCCCACGGTGATGATGGAGACGGGCGTCACTTCCGATCCAGTGCCGGCGGTCGTCGGCGCCAGCACCAGCGGCAGCCGCGGCCCCTTGGCCTGCGCCACGCCCCATGCGCCGTCGAGGTCTTCGCCGGAGCCGAGCAGAAGGGCCGCGAGCTTCGCCACATCGAGCGACGAACCGCCACCGAAGCCCACGACACCTGTGGCACCGGCTTCGCGGCCAGCCGCCACTGCCTTCATGAGGGTGCCGAGCGACGGGTCGGCCTCGACCGAATCGAAGATCGTCACCTCGACGCCTTCGCCTGTCAGCGACGCGATGGCGGGATAGCAGAGCCCGAGCCTACGCAGGCCCGGATCGGTGACGAACAGCACCGATTTGCCCAGCTTGCGGCCGACGATGACGCCAAGCCTTCGGGCCGATCCCGGCTCGAAGACGATCGACGATGTGGTGTTGAAGGTGAAGGGCGTGAACGCTTGCGGTTTCATGCGCGGGAAAGTGTCAATGTCCGCGCCATTTGTCGAGAGTGAAGCTGTGAGCCCCGGGAGAGGACGGGCTGGCAAGCCGTTTTCCACCATGCTACGTCTCTTGACCAACCGATAAAAACACGAATCCAGAGGGACTTGCCCGGCGTATGGCAGAAGCTGCGATTGAACTTGTCGGCATCAACAAGAGCTTCGGCGTGGTTCATGCCAACCGCGACATTCATCTCGAAATCCCGCGTGGAACCATCCACGGCATAATCGGGGAGAATGGTGCCGGCAAGTCGACATTGATGTCGATCCTGTACGGCTTCTACCAGGCCGATTCCGGCGAAATCCGCGTTGGCGGCAAGCCGGCCGTGATCAACACGCCCAACGACGCCATCGCAGCCGGTATCGGCATGGTGCATCAGCATTTCATGCTGGTTCAGAACTTCACAGTGCTGGAAAACATCATTCTCGGCGCCGAAGGCGAGGCGCTTCTGAAGAAGGCGATCGCCAAGGCGCGTTCGGAACTGATCCGGCTGGAGAAGGAATACGGCCTCGAGGTCAATCCCGCCTCGATCATCGAGGAACTGCCGGTCGGGCTGCAGCAGCGCGTCGAAATCCTGAAGGCGCTCTATCGCGGCGCGGAAATCCTGATCCTCGACGAGCCGACCGGCGTGCTGACGCCGCCCGAGGCCGACCATCTGTTCCGCATCCTCGCCCAGCTCAAGGACGAGGGCAAAACGGTGGTCCTGATCACCCACAAGCTGCGCGAGATCATGGCGATCACAGACAATGTCTCCGTCATGCGGCAGGGCGAGATGGTCGCGACGCGCAAGACCTCCGAGACCACTGTGGAGGAACTGGCCGAACTCATGGTCGGTCGCCGTGTCCTCCTGCGGGTGCAGAAGGAAGAGGGCAGACCGGGTGACGTAAAACTGTCGGTCAGGAACCTGACGGTGAAGGATTCGCGCGGCGTCACCATGGTCGACAACGTTTCCTTCGACATCCGCGCAGGCGAGATCGTCGGCATCGCCGGCGTCGCCGGCAACGGCCAGTCCGAACTGCTGGAGACCATCGCCGGCATCCGCCGCGCGGAATCCGGCACCGTTATGCTCGACGGCAAGCCGATCGACGTTACCGGCACGGCCGATCCCGGCGAACTGCGCGATCGCGGCCTGGCGCATGTGCCCGAGGACCGGCACTATGTCGGCCTCGTCCTGCCGTTCGAGGAATACGAGAACTCGATCCTCGGCTATCACGATCACGCGCAATATCTCAAAGGCCCGTTCCTCGATATCGAGGCGATCCGCGCCGATGCGCGCGACAAGATTTCGAAATACGACATCCGCCCCGGCAACGAGCGGCTCAAGACCGCCAATTTCTCCGGCGGCAACCAGCAGAAGATCGTGCTGGCGCGCGAGATGGAGAAGGACCCCGGCGTCCTGATCGTCGGCCAGCCGACGCGCGGCGTCGATGTCGGCGCGATCGAGTTCATCCACAAGCGCCTGATTGCGATGCGCGACGCCCAAAAGGCGGTGCTGCTGATCTCCGTCGAGCTCGACGAAATCCGCTCGCTCTCCGACCGCATCATCGTGATGTTCGACGGCCGTATCGTCGGCGAACGCGACAGCGACGCGAGCGAAGGGGAGCTGGGACTGCTCATGGCCGGTGTCGAACGGCAGGAGGCCGCGGAATGAGTTCGCCATATGCGAAGCTGCCCGGCTGGGCCGATTACGGCCTCATCCCGCTGATCAATCTGATCGTCGCCTTCGCGGTCGCCGGCCTCGTCGTGCTTCTGGTGGGCGAAAACCCGCTGCGGGCGGCGGCCATCATGGTCGAGGGCGCGTTCGGCGGCGGCCGCAACATCGCCTACACGCTCTATTATTCGACGAGCTTCATGTTCACCGGCCTCGCGGTCGCGGTCGCCTTCCATGGCGGGCTCTTTAACATCGGCGGCGAGGGGCAGGCCTATGTCGGCGGGCTCGGCGTGGGACTGGTCTGCCTGACATTCGATTCCATCCTGCCGTGGTGGCTGACCTTCCCGCTGGCGATCCTCGGCGCGGCCGCGGTCGGCGCGGCATGGGCTTTCATCCCCGCTTACCTCCAAGCCAAGCGCGGCTCGCACATCGTCATCACGACGATCATGTTCAACTTCATCGCTGCCAGCCTGATGGTTTATCTGCTGGTCGGCGTGCTGAAGCCCATGGGCTCGATGGCCCCGCAGACACGGACGTTCCTCGATGGCGGACAGTTGCCGAAGCTCAACTTCCTGATGGAGGCGCTCGGCTTCACCGTGCGTTCGTCTCCCTTCAACATCTCGTTCCTGCTGGCGCTTGTCTGCGCGTTCCTCGTCTGGCTGCTGATCTGGCGCACGCGCCTCGGCTACGAGATCCGCACGCAGGGCCACAGCCCGAAAGCCGCGCGCTATGCAGGCATCGGCGAGACGAAGATCATCATCATCACGATGATGATTTCCGGCGCGCTGGCCGGCATGATGGCGCTGAATCCGGTGATGGGCGACCAGAACCGGCTCCAGCTCGATTTCGTCACCGGCGCGGGCTTCGTGGGCATCGCGGTGGCGCTGATGGGGCGCTCGCACCCGGCCGGCATCGTGCCCGCGGCGATCCTGTTCGGCATGCTCTATCAGGGCGGCGCGGAACTCGCCTTCGAGATGCCGAACATCAGCCGCGACATGATCGTCATCATCCAGGGCCTGGTCATCCTCTTCGCGGGCGCGCTGGAACACATGTTCCGTCCGTCGATACAGGCCTTCTTCGCCAGTCTCAGTCCGCGCTCCATGGGCGTGACCGCAGCCAAGCGCGAAGGGGTCTGAGATGGAGTTCTTCGTCATCCTCGTAAACGTGCTGGACTCGACGATCCGCCTGTCGATCCCGCTGCTCTTCGCGTGCCTTGCGGGGCTGTATTCGGAGCGGGCGGGCATCTTCGACATCGGCCTCGAAGGCAAGATGCTGGCGGCGGCCTTTGCCTCGGGGGCTGCTGCGTATGCCACCGGCTCCGCATGGGGCGGTCTTGCCTGCGCCGTCCTCATCGGCGTTTTCCTTGCGCTCGTGCACGGTTTCGCGTCGATCACCCATCGCGGCAACCAGATCGTGTCGGGCGTGGCGATCAACTTCATTGCGGCCGGCTCTACGATCATCCTCGGCCAGGCGTGGTTCAGCCAGGGTGGCCGTACGCCGGCGCTCAGCGCCGAGGGACGCTTCAACGCGATCACGCTGCCCGGTGCCGAGGCCGTGCGCGACGTGCCGATCGTCGGCCTCATCTATTCGGAACTTCTGTCGGGCCACTCGATTCTGGTCTATTTCGCGTTCTTCATGGTTTTCGTGACATGGTGGGTGCTGTTTCGCACGCGCTTTGGCCTGCGTCTGCGCGCCGTCGGCGAGAACCCTGCCGCCGTGGATACCGCCGGCATTTCGGTGACGTGGCTTCGCTACCGCGCCGTGATCTGCACCGGCATTCTCTGCGGCTTTGCCGGCGCCTATCTGGCGCTCGCGCAGAATGCCGGCTTCGTGAAGGACATGACGGCGGGCAAGGGCTACATCGCGCTCGCCGCCCTCATCTTCGCTAAATGGAAGCCGGTGCCGGCCATGTTCGCCGTGCTTCTGTTCGGCTTCCTCGACGCTCTGTCGATCCGCCTCCAGGGAACGCCGTTGCCGCTGGTCGGCCGCGTGCCGGTGCAGTTCTTCCAGGCGCTGCCCTACGTCCTGACCGTGATCCTGCTCGCGGGCTTCATCGGCAAGGCGATCCCGCCGCGCGCCGGCGGCGTGCCCTACGTGAAAGAGCGTTGATCCATGTCGCATGATCTCTTCCTCGCCGCGCGCGACGCCATGGCGAAATGCCATGCGCCCTATTCGAAGTTCCCGGTCGGCGCCGCGATCCGCACGCAGGATGGCCGCATCTATGCCGGCGCGAACATCGAGGTTGCCTCGTTTCCCGAGGGCTGGTGCGCGGAGACGACCGCGCTCGGCCACTATGTGATGGGCGGCGGCGGCACGATCACCGAGATCGCGGTGGTCGCCGAGAAGATGGCGCGCATCACGCCATGCGGCGGTTGCCGCCAGCGGCTCGCCGAGTTCGCCGGGCCGGACGCGAAGCTCTACCTCTGTGACGAGACGGGCATCGTCGACACATGGACGATGGCCGAAATCCTGCCGCTGGGGTTTCAGGGAGACACGCTGAAATGAACGACGCCGTCTCCACGCTGATCGAAAAGCTCGAAGGCCGCACGCCGAAGGTCGCACTGGTGCTCGGCTCGGGGCTCGGCGGGCTGGTCGATGAGGTCGAGAATGCGATCCACATTCCCTATGGCGACCTGCCGGGCTTTCCGCATTCAGGCGTGACCGGCCACGCCGGCAAGCTGGTTTCCGGTGACCTGGCGGGCACGCCGGTGATCATGCTGGCTGGTCGCGCGCATTATTACGAGAACGGCAATCCGGCGGCGATGCGCCCCGCGCTCGAGGCGCTTGCCGGCACCGGCATCGAAAAGCTGATCCTGACCAACGCGGCCGGATCGCTGGAGCCCGAGATGGGGCCGGGCTCGGTGATGCTGATCACAGACCACATCAATTTCTCCGGCACCAACCCGCTCTTCGGCGAGCCGACCGACGGGCGGTTCGTCGGCCTGACGGAGGCCTACGACGCGCGCATCAGGGCAGCCTTCGAGGCGGCTGCACAGGCGACCGGAACCCAGCTCCACAAGGGCGTTTACATGTGGTTCTCCGGCCCGTCCTTCGAAACACCGGCCGAAATCCGCATGGCGCGGGTGATGGGCGCGAACGCCGTCGGCATGTCGACCGTGCCGGAGGTGATCCTGGCGCGCTTCCTGGGCTTACGCGTTGCGGCCTGCTCGGTCATCACCAACCTCGCGGCAGGCATGACGGGCGCGGAACTCTCGCATCAGGAAACCAAGGACATGGCGCCCGTCGGCGGCCAGCGTCTCGCGACGATCCTGAAGCGGATGTTTGCCGATGGATTGGCGGATGGGTAGTTATCGCCCCGTGCGCAGATTGGGCAGGGCAGAGGGGGGCAACGTAGCGCGCTGTCTCCTGCAGCCAGGGGTCTAGTTCATGCTCCCCCAGGAGATCATCCGCAAGAAACGCGACGGCCAGCAGCTCTCGGCGGGCGAGATCGCGGAATTCGTATCCGGCCTCACGTCGGGCGCGTTTTCGGAAGGTCATGTGGCGGCGCTTGCCATGGCGGTCTTCCTCAATGGAATGACCCGCGAGGAAGCCGTCGCGCTGACGCTCTCGATGCGCGATTCCGGCACCGTGCTAGACTGGTCGGACCTGCCCGGCCCGGTCACAGACAAGCATTCGACCGGCGGCGTCGGCGACAATGTCTCGCTGATGCTCGCGCCGATCGTGGCTGCTTGCGGCGCCTATGTGCCGATGATCTCCGGGCGCGGCCTTGGCCATACGGGCGGCACGCTCGACAAGATGGACGCGATCCCCGGCTATGTCAGCCAGCCCGACAAGGCGCTGTTCCGCAAGGTCGTGCGCGAGGTGGGCTGCGCCATCATCGGCCAGACGGCCGATCTCGCGCCGGCGGACAAGCGCTTCTACGCGATCCGCGACGTGACGGGCACGGTGGAATCGATCCCGCTCATCACCGCGTCCATCCTGTCGAAGAAACTCGCAGCCGGCCTTCAATCGCTGGTGTTGGACGTCAAGGCCGGTAACGGCGCCTTCATGGCGACGGCCAAATCGGCAGCCTCCCTCGCGCAGAGCCTCGTCGAGGTCTCCAATGGCGCAGGACTGCCGACGACGGCACTCATCACCGACATGAACCAGCCGCTCGCCAGCGCCGCCGGCAATGCGGTGGAGGTTGCGAACGCGGTCGATTTCCTGACCGGGCGTCGTCGTGATCGCCGCCTCGAGGATGTGACGCTGGCCCTTGCGGCCGAGATGCTCTTGTCGTCCGGTTTGGCATCGACGCATCAGGAGGCGACCGCGCGCGCGGCCGACGCGTTGTCGAGCGGGCGAGCCGCCGACCGTTTTGGCCGCATGGTCGCTGAACTCAGTGGCCCGCGCGATTTCGTCGAGCGATCCGAGACCTATCTTCCCGAGGCGAAGTTCGTGATCGACGTGAAGTCCCGATTCGACGGTTACGTCACCGCGATCCAGTCGCGCGACATCGGCATTGCCGTTGTGTCGCTGGGCGGAGGGCGCACGAAGCCGGACGACCGGATCGATCATTCGGTCGGCATCACCGGCCTGTTCCCTATCGGCGCCCAAGTCTCGAAGGGCGATGTGCTGGCGCAGGTCCATGCATCGAGCAAGGATGCAGCCGAGGAGGCCGCACGGCACATCATCGCCGCCTATACGCTCGGCAATGCCAAGCCGCGCACGCCGCGCCCGGTCATCCGCCGCATCACGTCTTCTCCGAAATAGGCAAAACGCTAAACCAATTGGTTGACAAATGAGTCGTCGCCTAATAACTAAACCATATGGTTGAGCAAGAGCCCGCACATCTCGATGCCGTCTTTCACGCGTTGTCCGACAGAACCCGCCGCGCCATGCTGCGCGATCTGTCTGCCGGAGAACGCAGCATCGGCGAACTTGCAGCCCCTTTCGCGATGAGTTTCGCGGGCGCGTCCAAACATGTCAGGGTTCTGGAAACGGCCGGGCTGGTGCGCCGCGAGGTGCGGGGCCGCACGCACCACTGCCGGCTCGATGCCGCGCGTCTCGCCGAGGCCGAGGCGTGGCTGCGGCACTATGAGCGTTTCTGGACCGGCAAACTCGACGCGCTCGACGCCCTGCTTAGGGCCGAGGATGCCGCCAGCCAGAACGAAGGATCGAGGACATGACCGCACCACAGACCCGCTCTCTCGTTATCACACGGCGCTTCGATGCGTCGGCCGAACGCGTGTTCGACGCCTGGCTGGACCCGGCCACGGCGCGGCGCTGGCTGTTCTCGGGAGAGGGCGGCGAGATGGTGCGGGCCGAAGTTGATGCGCGCGTCG is drawn from Mesorhizobium sp. CAU 1732 and contains these coding sequences:
- a CDS encoding iron-containing alcohol dehydrogenase; this encodes MKPQAFTPFTFNTTSSIVFEPGSARRLGVIVGRKLGKSVLFVTDPGLRRLGLCYPAIASLTGEGVEVTIFDSVEADPSLGTLMKAVAAGREAGATGVVGFGGGSSLDVAKLAALLLGSGEDLDGAWGVAQAKGPRLPLVLAPTTAGTGSEVTPVSIITVGEEEKRGVSSAIILPDVAVLDAELTLGLPAPITAATGIDAMVHAIEAYASKNANNNPLSKMLAREALRLIGANIETAVNDGGNIEARSAMLLGSMLAGQAFANAPVAAVHALAYPIGGTFHVPHGLSNALVLPHVLRYNMTDAAHLYAEIAADAFPHLDAQEGAQGRCAAFIDELADLSKRVGLQQRLRDVGIGEEHLAKMASDAMKQQRLLVNNPRSVEEADALAIYRAAW
- a CDS encoding DUF4394 domain-containing protein, producing the protein MNTRSKTLTRLVATGVSLFALSSVAMAAPAVGLVGDKTLVWFDTDAPEVSNTVDVEGVDSLVGIDVRPGDRKLYGVAGDGTIVTIDLETGAATAGGKLTEMLPDGVAGMVDFNPVADAIRVMGTDGTNLRIKPDTGETTVDGSLNFEAGDANADATPNVVATAYINSIGKPEATAMYDIDAGLGALLRQTAPNDGTLATIGELGIEGAEAYAFDIQATAEGENTAWLAAAGALYTVDLETGAATKVADITGVDGDLRDIAILPAM
- the cdd gene encoding cytidine deaminase; its protein translation is MSHDLFLAARDAMAKCHAPYSKFPVGAAIRTQDGRIYAGANIEVASFPEGWCAETTALGHYVMGGGGTITEIAVVAEKMARITPCGGCRQRLAEFAGPDAKLYLCDETGIVDTWTMAEILPLGFQGDTLK
- a CDS encoding purine-nucleoside phosphorylase; this translates as MNDAVSTLIEKLEGRTPKVALVLGSGLGGLVDEVENAIHIPYGDLPGFPHSGVTGHAGKLVSGDLAGTPVIMLAGRAHYYENGNPAAMRPALEALAGTGIEKLILTNAAGSLEPEMGPGSVMLITDHINFSGTNPLFGEPTDGRFVGLTEAYDARIRAAFEAAAQATGTQLHKGVYMWFSGPSFETPAEIRMARVMGANAVGMSTVPEVILARFLGLRVAACSVITNLAAGMTGAELSHQETKDMAPVGGQRLATILKRMFADGLADG
- a CDS encoding thioesterase family protein; the protein is MDNDVYGHMNNVVHYSLFDTAVNGWLIENGVLDIHAGGQIGLVVETGCRYFGEMAFPDVVTAGIRVAKLGSSSVRYEVGLFRNHDKTAAAEGFFVHVYVDRATRRPMPLAAELRTALETITT
- a CDS encoding ABC transporter ATP-binding protein yields the protein MAEAAIELVGINKSFGVVHANRDIHLEIPRGTIHGIIGENGAGKSTLMSILYGFYQADSGEIRVGGKPAVINTPNDAIAAGIGMVHQHFMLVQNFTVLENIILGAEGEALLKKAIAKARSELIRLEKEYGLEVNPASIIEELPVGLQQRVEILKALYRGAEILILDEPTGVLTPPEADHLFRILAQLKDEGKTVVLITHKLREIMAITDNVSVMRQGEMVATRKTSETTVEELAELMVGRRVLLRVQKEEGRPGDVKLSVRNLTVKDSRGVTMVDNVSFDIRAGEIVGIAGVAGNGQSELLETIAGIRRAESGTVMLDGKPIDVTGTADPGELRDRGLAHVPEDRHYVGLVLPFEEYENSILGYHDHAQYLKGPFLDIEAIRADARDKISKYDIRPGNERLKTANFSGGNQQKIVLAREMEKDPGVLIVGQPTRGVDVGAIEFIHKRLIAMRDAQKAVLLISVELDEIRSLSDRIIVMFDGRIVGERDSDASEGELGLLMAGVERQEAAE
- a CDS encoding ABC transporter permease, encoding MSSPYAKLPGWADYGLIPLINLIVAFAVAGLVVLLVGENPLRAAAIMVEGAFGGGRNIAYTLYYSTSFMFTGLAVAVAFHGGLFNIGGEGQAYVGGLGVGLVCLTFDSILPWWLTFPLAILGAAAVGAAWAFIPAYLQAKRGSHIVITTIMFNFIAASLMVYLLVGVLKPMGSMAPQTRTFLDGGQLPKLNFLMEALGFTVRSSPFNISFLLALVCAFLVWLLIWRTRLGYEIRTQGHSPKAARYAGIGETKIIIITMMISGALAGMMALNPVMGDQNRLQLDFVTGAGFVGIAVALMGRSHPAGIVPAAILFGMLYQGGAELAFEMPNISRDMIVIIQGLVILFAGALEHMFRPSIQAFFASLSPRSMGVTAAKREGV
- a CDS encoding SlyX family protein, whose amino-acid sequence is MNDDPRITQLEILAAQQERTIVELSDQVADQWKTIERMQKKLDVLAQRFLALEEQTGPDVPITKPPHY
- a CDS encoding metalloregulator ArsR/SmtB family transcription factor, with the protein product MVEQEPAHLDAVFHALSDRTRRAMLRDLSAGERSIGELAAPFAMSFAGASKHVRVLETAGLVRREVRGRTHHCRLDAARLAEAEAWLRHYERFWTGKLDALDALLRAEDAASQNEGSRT
- a CDS encoding ABC transporter permease — its product is MEFFVILVNVLDSTIRLSIPLLFACLAGLYSERAGIFDIGLEGKMLAAAFASGAAAYATGSAWGGLACAVLIGVFLALVHGFASITHRGNQIVSGVAINFIAAGSTIILGQAWFSQGGRTPALSAEGRFNAITLPGAEAVRDVPIVGLIYSELLSGHSILVYFAFFMVFVTWWVLFRTRFGLRLRAVGENPAAVDTAGISVTWLRYRAVICTGILCGFAGAYLALAQNAGFVKDMTAGKGYIALAALIFAKWKPVPAMFAVLLFGFLDALSIRLQGTPLPLVGRVPVQFFQALPYVLTVILLAGFIGKAIPPRAGGVPYVKER
- a CDS encoding sigma-70 family RNA polymerase sigma factor — encoded protein: MTVELQDDDCARLLERVAAGERSALGGLFKLEAGRLLAIARRIVRRPELAEEVVQDAFVNVWQKAGLFDRSRGSARGWLATMVRNRALNLMRDGSRIEYHEADTLTELGDRELDAQRAYDALPEASDLRRCLSQLEPARRRSIVLAYVVGFSHGEIAAQLKAPVGTVKAWIRRGMISLQECMS
- the deoA gene encoding thymidine phosphorylase, with amino-acid sequence MLPQEIIRKKRDGQQLSAGEIAEFVSGLTSGAFSEGHVAALAMAVFLNGMTREEAVALTLSMRDSGTVLDWSDLPGPVTDKHSTGGVGDNVSLMLAPIVAACGAYVPMISGRGLGHTGGTLDKMDAIPGYVSQPDKALFRKVVREVGCAIIGQTADLAPADKRFYAIRDVTGTVESIPLITASILSKKLAAGLQSLVLDVKAGNGAFMATAKSAASLAQSLVEVSNGAGLPTTALITDMNQPLASAAGNAVEVANAVDFLTGRRRDRRLEDVTLALAAEMLLSSGLASTHQEATARAADALSSGRAADRFGRMVAELSGPRDFVERSETYLPEAKFVIDVKSRFDGYVTAIQSRDIGIAVVSLGGGRTKPDDRIDHSVGITGLFPIGAQVSKGDVLAQVHASSKDAAEEAARHIIAAYTLGNAKPRTPRPVIRRITSSPK